gcgcaagatcatttcctaatttaccgacgcgtggcgcaggagggaaaagaacgctctgcgccagttgcaaactagcaacgacacatgcgccagtgattaagtcaattgcgccggatgcaagatagggccctatgtggtgtttggcgtggtgctttagattgctgtgcaaaaaaagcacatcatccactgttgacGGTTATAATTGACTCTTCTGCTCCTGAATAACATATCCAGCTCCGGAGAAGTCTCGCTCTAAATCACAATGCCTGCAACCGACCCGCACTGTTCAGGCGTCCGACCTGACCAGCACCCGTGTCCGACACAGTACATCATTTTTCCCCTGTTTCTTCCAAATTGTGCGGGTCACCCATCGGGTTGCCTACCCGAACCTGTGAAGGActccgagataacccccactacaagtctttacattttgtggaagtaccagagacgtccaagaacccaacgcagtctttaattcataatatcatccggaggtgcacacagcttttgcctgtgatattatatattatattatattacatagattagatacctatatattaaataatattataattagagctgtcaagcgattaaaatatttaatcgtgattaatcgcattaatgtcatagttaactctaattaatcgcgattaatcgcaaattctttttctatgctaaatatcccttgatttttttgtcccataattcttctcattttaattctcttatcaacatggtgaagtgcatcggcttgccttgtgcaaatgattttttattgataacaacattggcatatacactgatcaaaacaggacgatacaaaaaaagagcctatagtgcaattaaacgactgctttgaacaaatttcatttgaacatagcagtcaggctactgcttctttgttttgagccaaagaaaaaaaaaaaaaaaaattgtttttattttttttttataaaataattgcgttaatcgcgcgataaaaaaattaacgccgttaaatttggtttgcgtcaacgccgttaataacgcgtttaactgacagctctaattataatatttagatatatacACCACCTATTTCTGTGTCTCCCATCCGGCAGAAGGTTCCGGGCTATTAAGACCAAAACCTCTCGCCACTTGAACAGTTTTTTCCCCACGGCAGTTGGGCTCACAAACAAGCCCCCTGCATCACAATGACTCTGGGtttacgtactcaaactaactTGCCCTTCTATGcccaattatttattattatttattattatcttaaaAACCATTTGTCCtttgttcttgtttgtttttttgttgtatgTTATGTCTCATGTCTTATGCACCAACCACACCAAGTCAATTTCCTGTATGTGTGAATATACTTGGCCATTAAaataattctgattctgattctgatatagagctccgggaaaAACGGAGTGCAaatggcaacaatcacttccCCTCCATGCTGCTGTTCATGCTGGACTGCAGTGAACGCTGATTGactgttatgttacgtccctcactgagtgaacgctgattgtcATTGTGGGAGTTGTCGGCTTCGATCcgcaagcgccaaaaagtcactgtctgccttttctcggtcaaggaGGCACAAAAATTGAAATTTATGTTACTATTCGACTAAATATATGACCCActttcaatacagattcatTTCTCTGCCGGTGAAATTCTCCTTTAATCTCAGTCTATCTAATTCCTCACGACAAATTAATGGGTGGAGCCTAGTATCTCTCTTGGCTACGTACTAGGCAATGAGTGACCACCTAACgtgcaccagttactcaagttatgGCGAAGGGTTAGGCGTGGATACAAACCACACCCCTACAATCGGTTTATTACTGACGACTTTAAGATCTACATCCTTTTGACATTTTCCTGAAAGGGAAATGTATATGTTGTTATGTATGTTTCGGTTTTTGATGTTTTAGATCATGTCCTTTTAATCCACTTCTCAACCCCATCATTAAACCACTGTTACCACAGCCtttcgtttgtgtgtttgtgcgtgttgcAGAGATGCTCTGGCTAAGCTGCGGGAGGTGTACCAGAGGAGCCCTGAGATGGGCGACGCCAGCAGCCTGGACTCCCAGATCGAGGAAGCCAGTCAGAGGCTGGACCGCCTGCAGAAGGAGCTGCACAGACATCAGGTCTGGACATGACCTGTAGATATTATCACAACTTCAGTCATCTACTTTTACTGAAtgtctgtttttatgtgtgtgtgtgtgtgtgtgtgtgtgtgtgtgtgtgtgtgtgtgtgtgtgtgtgtgtgtgtgtgtgtgtgtgtgtgtgtgtgtgtgtgtgtgtgtgtgtgtgtgtttttgtgtgccctCACAGGGTTGGTTGCAGGAGACGGAGAGCAGGCTGGTAGATCACGGCGGCAGGCGTCAGAGTGGAGGTTGTGGGTTTGAGTCCCAGGCCACAACGccaggcagcagcagcctgggTCACCTGGAGAACCTCAACCACCAGGGTCCTTCCAGCCGAGAGAGGCATGTCCCTCCACAGCCGTCTACTCTGTTCACTATCTATTTATGTCTTTGCTAGCTTTCCAACACCATTTCACTAGCTCTACAATAGAGTACTGACCGTATGAGCACCAGCTGTCTGATTCTTCACTCAGCTGTCCAGCCTTCTGTAAACAAAAATGGGCTGTAATATTAAATGAAAAGTTAAGGAATTTGTAGATCCATGTTTTTTGCATTTAACCTGGCAACCCCGGTTGCCATCCGACCAGATGATTTCCGCAGCTCTGTGTTGAATTATATTGTGAGACTTCGAACTCCGGAAATATTGTCCCTGTCTGCCTGCATCATCTCTTCTCatccgttgtgttgtgttgcgtgttGCGTTGTGTTTCTAGTCCCGACGGCAGCTACACAGAGGACAACACCGCGGAGCTCCATTTGAAGTCTCGCAGTTCAGAGTTTGACGATGACTTTGACGAAGATGAGCCCTTGCCCAGTATAGGCACCTGCAAGGCCCTCTACCCCTTCCAAGGTACTCCTCTGTCACAGatgccagaccccccccccagacacgcTGCTGCCTCCCCTAACACTGCAGCGGATGCTAGCGCTTGTAGCTTAGCATTGTGGGATGGCACTCCAAACCTTTCCAGGAAGGAagggtctctgtctctgtgttacTCCTCAAGGTTACTTTCTTGATATTTAAGGCcctttttcctttattttcatcGGTTCATTTCCTCTGAAATGTATCGGTTAAAGGGTTTAGGGGGTTAAGGGGTgttatataattaataatagttaGTCTTGAAGCACTTAGAGACGATGTGTGATTAAGGCTGATGCAAGTCAAATCGACTCGGTTGAAGAATCAAGTTGACAATGTGAACTCAATTACCGACGCTCGACCACTTGACCGGGACGTGTTTGTGTGACGCAGGTCAGAACGAGGGCACCATCTCCATGGTGGAGGGCGAGTTGCtgtcggtggtggaggaggacaagGGGGACGGCTGGACCCGAGTGAGGCGGGACCAGGACGAGGAGGGATATGTGCCCACCTCCTACATTAAAGTCTTCCTGGATAGCAACGCTAAAGGTGCCATGACTTACATCTAACCTACACTCCCTGAACACCGCACCACACCACAGCCACAGCTGCCACCACCAGCACGGGtcaacagaacacacacccacaccacacacacataacttaATAAACACAACTCACAGTAATGCCATGATCGCCATAGCAACGGTGAGCTCCATGATTTTGCCTGTATGAAACAAGTGGACCCTCAGTCCTCAAGATGAACCCTGGCCTTCTGAAGGCCGTTTGAACGAGAAAACAAGTTCCTAATTGAAAATGCGCAACCTTTTAGACAACCGGCCTGTGGAGTGGTACTGGCCActcgttgacctctgacctccacaaGATGTCATTCAAAACTAGCTGACTCTCGGCCGTTTAACCAGCACCTCTGAATGTCAACACAGTGTTCttaacgctgtgtgtgtgtgtgtgtgtgtgtgtgtgtgtgtgtgtgtgtgtgtgtgtgtgtgtgtgtgtgtgtgtgtgtgtgtgtgtgtgtgtgtgtgtgtgtctgtgtctgtgtgtctttcagtgTGAATGGAAACACTCATCGCTGCTGTTTGTACAttcaattatgtgtgtgtgtgtgtgcatgtgtgcgtgtgttcggaTTGGCCTACTCCTCAGGTAGTTTTGTGGATATTAATTCTATATCTGGGGGCTAGTCTATGCATAATACTATATTTAAAGCTCTATAAAATCTATCAATCAATTACTCTTTTTTACCTCTCTTTGTGGCTTTGCCTGTCTATGTGCTCTAGAGCTGCATTCTTCTCTGCTTGCCTATAGGTTcatgtataggcctatatatactgtatgtacatagaatatactgtatatatgtagaAAATAGATTTATTGTAGTGCATGTCTGGTCGAAACAATGTCTGCTCAGTGTCTAAATCTATGGCAACATCTACTGTATATCTTTgttaggcacgcacacacacacacacacacacacacacacacacacacacacacacacacacacacacacacacacacacacacacacacacaaccccctgGGAAGGTGAGGTCACAAAGCCAAAGGTCTCCTCCTCAATCTTTCCTCAGGTTTCAAACTCCTATATTATGTCCTACTCACCATAACAAAGCCTGAAACAAACTACTAACCTAATGGTTTATCCTGACTACCTTACTTTACTAACCTGCTGGTTTACAATGCTCTATTCAGAAGACCTTAAACTGACTACTAACATTCTAGTTTttacagtgttttttttctagACTACCTTCCATTAACTAATTTACTAATCTGCAGAGGTTCATTTGTATGACCTCCATTAGCTAGTAACCAACATGTTTACAGTCGTTTATATTCAGACTTTAGTAATGACCACTAAGTTCCTACCTTGTTCCCAGCAGGGTTGTGTCGTTTACATTAGGTTggaaagggttagggtcattaTCCATATGCGACCAATTTGATTGGTCAAAGATGATTTAGTCAATGTTGCATTGAAAACTGAAACAgtttttaaaccatttaaaGTAGTATATGCATTGACTGAGGCACATGGTTGTTAATGAGTTATGGGGCAGTAGGACCTTGAGACTGGGAGGAAATTGCTGCTTCAATTGGCTGAAATGTTACCTTTTGTCTGAGCCTGCCTCTTCTaacctgcctgtctgtttgtctgtctgtctgtttgtctgtcttatttcttcactttatttacccctctctctctctctctctctctcgctctctctctctctctctctctctctctctctctctctctctctctctctctctctctctgtccctctctctctctctctctctctctctctctctctctctctctctctctctctctctctctctctctctctctctctctctctctctctctctctctctctctctctctgtctgtttgcttGTAATCTTGCCCTAATGCTGTCTACCTTCCAACCCTTTCAattcacctgtctgtctctctgttgttaTGAATTTATGCATGTATCTCTACGTCTGTcgcctgtttctctctttgcttgcccccccccccctttttttgtcGTTCTGTCCCTCAATGTATGTCGGCCTTCTCTCTTTACTCCATCTCGCTGTtctacctgcctgtctctgtgtctgtctgtgtgtgtgtctctctctgcctgtctgccctgCCTGTCTGGccgcctgtctgtgtgtttattttgtagGCTTCGAGCAGGCTAGTCGACTAGTCTAGTGCTAGACTGGTAGTGACCAGTAGGCGGAGCTGTGGAGAGAGGATGACTTAACCACAACAGGAAGTGATTCGTAAAGAATGAGAGAATGGAGGAgttctggtaaaaaaaaaaagtttcatggacattaatacacacattgtttCAAGAATTCCTTACGCAGATTGCCAAATGTTTGGATGTCGAATTCAGACAAACTTAAAGGACTTGTTGTTCCTGCAACCACACGAGCCCCGAAGAAACCAGAGGAATCGCTCCTCTCTTTTCTGAGACGGATCTCAAAGGAGGCCGGAGGCGAGGATATTACATATTTTCAGGGAAGACGAAAAATGTGTTTCCATAGCAATGTCATTGCCGGTATGTGTTACCACGGTAACCACTACATCACATGCAAAGTAGAGGTATACTGCTGCCTTGCAACTTTAGGTCTACATTTTCCCCTCTTCGGCATAATTAATTTGGGTTGTTTCCATAGTGATTGTCTCCTTGGTTACAGTACAATTGTCAACCCTCCTACTTTCCTTTATGCCTTTGAACGCACCCGTCCTGTCTACCTGATTGTctacctgtccgtctgtccgagTGTCACTGAGCCTTGCTATTTGTTTACTATTAGTGAGAGAATACGGAACATCTCAAAGGTCAAAACTAGCAATGTTAAGAAACTCTGGGTCAGCAAGACTCTTCTGCCATGTTTAACAGATCCAAAATGGCGCCTATCCCATGTTAAACCCATTCAACGGATGGATCATATCTAACGTTAGACAGATCAATTAGGGATCCTACGTGAAGCAGATGCAACATGGATCCTCTACCTTGTCCACCAGATCCAACATGGATCCGGAGTCTGTCGTAGTGTAAAATAGAGCCGTGGCAAAGTGAAACAGCAGTATTAATGTGTTACTTTTGAAATGTATTTACTCCAATGTATTGTTAATGTCAAGCTTAATCAAAGTAGAAAGGCCTACAGTGAATGCAAGATGGCTGCTATAGAAATGTTTTACCCTTTGGACCTGCTAATGCTTTCAGAGAAATGTCCCGAGAAGGGTGAGAAAAGACAGACCATGATGTCAATATCTGAAAACTTTAAAGACGTTCAAGGGCCTCAAGAGGCACTGGAGAAGCTGTCTCCTCATAGTAGATGATGTTCCTATTAGCCGTGTATTCCATAGGATCCAATGTTGTTGATTCACGAGCGAAATGTCAAACATTATTCTATCGACAACTTGAAGGCTCATGGCTATAATTTGGTGgattgtaaaatataaaactgcttgtttatttgttaattttttattttttacattgtttactgGTATGTAGAAGTGGGCTTTTTTGAAGTTTGTGGATGTTTCCAATTTTCAACTAAACTAAACTTTAAACAAAAATGGAGTCAGTATTTTTCTTTAATTCATGGATGTTTGTGTAGAAAGTAGGCCATAACTATGAATGGGGGCAGACTCCACTGTGTGCCCTGAATTTCTCACACTGTTTATAGATGTTGCTGACCATGAactatattataaataaattcaTATCTTAAAGTACTTGGGGAAATTAGATCTTGCAAATATTTGCCTGGTCAATTCAAGTCAATCAAAATTGGCCGAAACTTTAtggaaattatatatttttgcgCAATTGATAGTGGGGAAATAGATTTGATAGATAAAATAGATAGATTGGTAGATAATACTTTAAGTTTGTAAAGTTCACCTAATTCAAAACATGCATAATCTGTGCAATTCAATTTTTTACACAAATTACTTTAATATATTGGCCTATATAGGGCACATATAAATAACTATTAAAATGATATTTCCATTTTACAGGACCTCTATTTGGTTGaattatgtatgcatgtattttttaagaaaatgcaTAAACCTTTCAAACTTTCAAATTATTAGGtaagtgctgcatgcagcgctcaactattgttatgtgagtgctgcatgcagcgcttaactattgttcttcataagttttattctttctttctttctttctttctttctttctttctttctttctttctttctttctttctttctttctttctttctttctttctttctttctttccactTTATTATTCTACAAattttgggacctatctccttcctcaatttttcacctagagtctccattcaaatttttaaaTGTTCGGAagctttttaaatattttatactttttaagatattctacttttaaaatacttttttttttttaacatgggagtcaatgggaggacgctGGAGCCGTCCTACCaagacgtctgcccattctgacactaCTTCTTCCTACTTcttaagacatcgtaactcaataattttccaaccatttaccttcgtttaaaccatttaacaaatctacgaACGTATCTTCAACAACTTCctaacggaatttcgatatcatttcaactttattcagaatcacagttttagtttcataccggcttcgttttcagttggtcacattgatttacgttgacgccccctggggtcacacttttcggtgggtcgcagaattcggtgtaacaccggtcCGGAGTGGTCCGGGGCGTGAGGACGttatacatttgacctttcagattcttcagttaaATTCATTTTGCATTTCTGCATTtgtagcaatgctttgcgcttttcattcagctgtcactttatttgtttccaaccatttacattttcttaaatggtgtgcatgtttactccatttagacttttgaatttttttttcaaatccctttacttgatttaagccatttaacgtttctttatgtcttaatctacgtggctttattaaaaaatattttcaacctcactttcaACCTcacacagcactcaccgcattttctgcaggaaatgcattttctagttatttTTATTCTCTCTGTATGAAATGTTTCCGATTCAGATTTAGCCAGACTTCCTGCCAAATATGGCAACACTGGCTGCAgctcgctgcctgctgccagtgTTGCCAGCGTTACTGGTGGGCATAGAAACCGTTCTGTTGATAGCAACCGTTCTGTTGATAAACACCTCCAGACGGTTGACGTTAGCTCAACCAGTTAGCGCGATGAACGTTGAACCAGAACGAGAGTCCGTCGTCAGGACAAGCGACGTCTATAAAGTGGCGGACAATCTACCAGAGCGGTTCAACAATCCCCACTGTTTCCACGGTTACAGGTAGGTCTGACACCCGTTTCTGACTGTTTCCACGGTAACAGGCAGGTATGacatctgtttctgtctgtcaagTCTTCAATGCACTATTAATGTTATGCCATGAACTACTAAGGTCATTACTGAACGCTGGGAGAACGTCTGTTGTCAAAGTAAAGAAAGCCAAAGTAGCTTCTCGTAATGCAAAAATCATTGCCTTAGTTGAGTTTAGTTTAAATGTAGGCAGGCCCACTATAAAACTCAACTGTTACTTAACGAAGTCGTAACGCACTTATCAACTATTGATTGTATCTTCATCATGAAGTATAATTCGTGTACGATGTGTTCTCTGAATGAAGTGTGAGTAGTTGAGAGTAGGGAGTTTATATTATATGAGTATCCTATTCCTCTGGACCACTAGCGCCCCTTAGTAGTGACTTAAGGTACTGACGTTGATTTAAACATCTGTAAATCCGATACATCCCGCTCGGCCTTCCTCTATGATGTGGTAAAGTACGAAGAGTTTGAGtgggatgaagagagatgggatttgatagagagagatggggagatgaAGGGAAGGATATATTTTGTGATGTTGAGATAAGAGAGATTTCTAGATATGAGCTGGAGGGATGATGACAGCTAAGAGAAGATGAGATGAAAATCatgaggagagagcaggagaggggatCATATGGAGAGATAGACCGAGTGATGGATGAATAGCTGGAGATTGATGAGGACATATAGGACATgaggtgtttatttatttatttaaacgatttatgatgactatatgctctgtatggtgaccttgggtgtcttgaaaggcgcctctaaattaaatgtattattattattattattattatatagagCTGGATAGAGAGATATATGAGACAACATATAAATGGTGATACGGAGAGATAGATGGTGTGGGAGGGTTGGACGGGAGATTGATGGAGAGATGATGAAAGAGTGAttgtgagatggagagatgagaTGAAGGATGTGAGGAAAGATTGCGAGATGGTGGGAAATAAGGAGAAAGAatgggtgagatggagagatagtgggtaatagggagagagagacagatggagagatggtgggtgagagggagagtgggatggagagggagagatggtgggtgagagggagagggggatggagagggagagatggtgggtgagagcgatggagagatggtgggtgagagggagagagggggatggagagggagagatggtgggtgagagggagggagggggatggagagggagagatggtgggtgagagcgatggagagatggtgggtgagagggagagaggcggatGGAGAGGGCATAGCTCCTCTTCGTGGCAGTGTGCCAGGTCCATGTTCATTTTTAGCTTCAGGTCTCATGAAACAGAAAATTCTTTTTGAGGCCTATAGATTATAAAAAtagttgttttatgtttttttttctagcCTGAAGAGCTCCAATCCGCTCTACCAGACATCCAACCAGGTGTACGGGAGCAAGAGACCCACTGTACACGAGATGCCTGTGAGCCACTCATGAATATGCATGATCCACAGTTACAGAGCGACTCCTCTTTAACTATCTATAGCTTCTTGTGTTCATTACGACTAATTACGTCTTAGCCATGTAAAGATCTTCCTCCATTTtgatattacatttatatttatatatttt
Above is a genomic segment from Gadus morhua chromosome 6, gadMor3.0, whole genome shotgun sequence containing:
- the pierce1 gene encoding piercer of microtubule wall 2 protein; this encodes MATLAAARCLLPVLPALLVGIETVLLIATVLLINTSRRLTLAQPVSAMNVEPERESVVRTSDVYKVADNLPERFNNPHCFHGYSLKSSNPLYQTSNQVYGSKRPTVHEMPTHFNGTSRQFSEEKLRSGMFRENGFNTFLDKNRISGKDATTTLQNRISFNHCYLHGN